Genomic segment of Candidatus Acidiferrales bacterium:
CGACAAAGACAAGGCACCGCGAGAAATCAAGAAGAAAAAAATTCAGGGTGGGTGCTGAACTGAATGACGGCACGCCGCCGACAAAGGAGATGCACGCTTCTGCAGATCATTGGTTGCCAGACAATTCTGCGGGCGACGATCGGATGCTATCCCGAAAATGGCTTCGCCTTCCGCCTCGCCTCGAGTTCCCCAGTTTAATCTTGTCTGAAGTGACCTGAATTCGCGATGACCTCAGTCCCGGGCATCAGACTGCATTCGTAAATGCGAACGGTTCTGTCGAGACATTTCCTATAAACCTCTCCGATGCTCCCCTCAAATTCTTCGACCGAGCTATCCTCGACCAGATTTAATGTGCAGCCTCCGAACCCACCTCCCATCATCCTTGCACCTAATACTCCGTTAATCCCCGACGCCGTATCTACGAGCAGATCCAGCTCAGCGCAGGACACTTCATATTTCTCCCTTGCTCCTTCGTGAGAGAGATAGAGCAGTTCCCCAAAACTTGCATAGTCACTCTGCTGGAGGTAATGCTTTGCGGAGTTGACGCGAATGTTCTCTTCGAGAACATAGCGGCAGCGTTTGTAGACAACATCACCCAACTCAGCTGCGTGCTCGTCAAGCATTTCAAAGTCCACGTCACGAAGACTCTTCACCTGAGGGTCGTATCTCCTCATTATCTGCACGCCGGTTTCGCACTGCTGTCTGCGAAGATTGTATTCTGAAGATGCAAGACTATGCTTCACACCGGTATCGCAAAGAATCACCTTAATATCTTTTCTGACAAAAGGTAAATAATCATATTCCATGTTTCTGCAGTCGAGATACAAAACCGATTTCCCTTTGCTAAACAGATTTGCAAATTGATCCATGATGCCGCATTTGACCCCGACAAAATCATTTTCTGCCTGCCGCGCAAGTTCGGCCAATTCACCGCGTTCCAGTCCCAGGTTGAACATCATATCGAGCGCATAAGCCAATCCGGCTTCTAACGCCGCTGATGAGGACATCCCTGCTCCAATCGGGATATTTCCTGAAAAGACGCAGTCGAACCCCCCGATATGGCGACCGCTTTTGTTTAGTTCGCTCACTATCCCGATGAGATAGTTCGCCCAGCTCTTGTTTGACTTTACCGGGTTTCTCACGTCAAACCTGAAATCATCATCAAAATCCAGAGTGTACAGCCTTGCTTCGGAATCATTCCTTGCATTTATCGCAAAATAAATCGCCCGGTCTATCGCCGAAGGAAGAACGAAACCTTCATTGTAATCGGTGTGCTCGCCTATCAGATTTATTCTCCCTGGTGACCTGACTATCAATTGGCCATCGTTATGATTAAATAATCGCGCCGACTTTTCCCTTAACGAATTAATTATTGTCTGTTCATCTTTCATAAATATCTAGCAGTTCCATGGTTCGTTTGTTTGCTTCCAGAAATCAAAATTATGTCCTTGTACTTTTGAATCCCGCGAGTTCCTGCACACGTATTCAAAACTTGAGTCATTTACCGACGATCGGAATGGATTGTGAGGGTGTAGCATGTATAGTAACCGTCGCCGATCTCAGACCCTGGCTGTGCGCATCGAGTTTTATCTC
This window contains:
- the galK gene encoding galactokinase, which translates into the protein MKDEQTIINSLREKSARLFNHNDGQLIVRSPGRINLIGEHTDYNEGFVLPSAIDRAIYFAINARNDSEARLYTLDFDDDFRFDVRNPVKSNKSWANYLIGIVSELNKSGRHIGGFDCVFSGNIPIGAGMSSSAALEAGLAYALDMMFNLGLERGELAELARQAENDFVGVKCGIMDQFANLFSKGKSVLYLDCRNMEYDYLPFVRKDIKVILCDTGVKHSLASSEYNLRRQQCETGVQIMRRYDPQVKSLRDVDFEMLDEHAAELGDVVYKRCRYVLEENIRVNSAKHYLQQSDYASFGELLYLSHEGAREKYEVSCAELDLLVDTASGINGVLGARMMGGGFGGCTLNLVEDSSVEEFEGSIGEVYRKCLDRTVRIYECSLMPGTEVIANSGHFRQD